Proteins encoded in a region of the Zea mays cultivar B73 chromosome 2, Zm-B73-REFERENCE-NAM-5.0, whole genome shotgun sequence genome:
- the LOC103648316 gene encoding probable mitochondrial-processing peptidase subunit beta, mitochondrial, translating to MPLAQFVVAFNGASWVDPDSVALMVMQSMLGSWNKSLILIFPYSVTDHIFAMLPCFTVYSSELVQKAAINDIAASVMSFNMNYKDTGLFGVYAVAKANCLDDLAFAIMHEMSKLSYRVTEEDVIRARNQLKSSIQLHLDGSTAVVEDIGRQLLTYGRRIPTPELFARIDVVDASTVKRVANRFIFDQDVAIVAMGPIQGLPDYNWFRRRTYMLRY from the exons ATGCCCCTTGCTCAATTTGTTGTTGCTTTCAATGGAGCATCATGGGTAGATCCTGATTCTGTTGCACTGATGGTTATGCAATCAATGCTTGGTTCATGGAACAAGA GCCTGATCCTCATTTTTCCATATTCTGTTACTGACCATATCTTTGCTATGTTACCCTGCTTTACTGTTTACAGTTCAGAGCTTGTACAGAAAGCAGCAATCAATGACATTGCTGCGAGTGTAATGTCATTCAACATGAATTACAAGGACACTGGTCTTTTTGGTGTCTATGCTGTTGCTAAG GCTAATTGCTTGGATGATTTGGCTTTTGCAATTATGCATGAGATGAGCAAATTGTCATACCGGGTTACGGAGGAAGATGTTATCCGTGCACGTAATCAG CTGAAGTCCTCAATCCAACTCCACCTTGATGGTTCAACTGCTGTTGTCGAGGACATTGGCCGCCAG CTGCTGACCTATGGACGAAGAATTCCTACCCCAGAGCTTTTTGCAAGAATAGATGTTGTTGATGCAAGCACTGTGAAGCGTGTTGCAAACCGCTTCATCTTTGATCAG GATGTTGCTATTGTTGCGATGGGACCGATCCAAGGACTTCCAGACTACAACTGGTTCAGACGCCGGACCTACATGCTCCGTTACTAA